Proteins encoded together in one Ogataea parapolymorpha DL-1 chromosome III, whole genome shotgun sequence window:
- a CDS encoding Transcription factor SMP1: MGRRKIEIQPINDERNRTVTFVKRKAGLFKKAHELSILCKVDIAVIIIGHNHKVYEYSSNNPQAVIEKYQQSGQTQESKRPQDYGNYKLVSRVSTKKGARNDNRHVKQDSVDGDISDDPNHSELDGEEDEDAEYEETPTKKRKLSRSVSSEDRSRRPTFVPPKETGVMPLNSKLSKRPLLSLQIPSNDRSTSDSDITVTALESGQLNTTKEGGDAGAAPGRTSQNAKKVSIAATPTSNSFLPGLNIMTQQNAQNPLDQTNSSNKSTPVSATLPHGLFSSLPQMSPTQILPTPVFPLGPQQQQLVQQQNFAPYSAKFQPKSSTGPPPFFNYTGDTPVLPSGLSSRFLDMFPSPNVYYSQDWPMTMGTGNPTVQNPGCPSGPGSNGQPNHHVPQQLNQQQGGANNGDSGQKGGPATSSGSTYGGPTSSSGTQGPDGNFSTMTSPLQVIGSAIYNQAAQAAERREEDK; this comes from the coding sequence ATGGGCAGAAGAAAAATCGAGATCCAGCCAATCAATGATGAACGGAACAGGACTGTAACGTTCGTGAAGCGAAAAGCCGGACTGTTCAAGAAGGCCCACGAGCTGTCGATCCTTTGCAAGGTTGATATCGCCGTAATTATCATCGGTCACAACCACAAGGTCTACGAATATTCATCCAACAACCCGCAGGCGGTGATAGAGAAGTACCAGCAGTCAGGACAGACCCAGGAGTCGAAAAGGCCGCAAGACTATGGCAATTATAAGCTAGTTTCCAGAGTCTCGACTAAGAAGGGAGCCAGAAACGACAACAGACACGTGAAGCAGGATTCCGTAGACGGGGATATATCGGACGACCCGAACCACTCTGAATTGGACGGagaggaggacgaggacgcaGAGTACGAGGAAACTCCCACCAAGAAGCGGAAACTCTCCAGATCGGTGTCGTCTGAGGATCGTTCACGAAGACCAACATTTGTGCCGCCCAAGGAAACAGGCGTGATGCCCCTGAATTCCAAACTGTCCAAGCGGCCGCTGCTGAGCTTGCAGATTCCTAGCAACGACAGATCGACCTCAGACAGCGACATCACAGTGACAGCTTTGGAATCGGGCCAGCTGAACACGACCAAAGAGGGTGGAGACGCTGGCGCCGCGCCTGGACGCACGTCGCAGAACGCGAAAAAAGTCAGCATTGCAGCCACCCCGACCTCCAACTCGTTCTTGCCGGGACTCAACATCATGACCCAACAGAACGCCCAAAACCCGCTAGATCAGACCAATTCCTCCAACAAATCGACTCCTGTGTCGGCGACGCTGCCCCACGGGCTGTTTTCCTCGCTCCCGCAAATGTCTCCGACACAGATCCTTCCCACTCCGGTCTTTCCCCTGGGTCCGCAACAACAGCAATTAgtgcagcagcagaatTTTGCACCCTACAGCGCCAAATTCCAGCCAAAATCGTCCACGGGGCCGCCGCCGTTCTTTAACTACACCGGGGACACACCAGTGCTCCCTTCGGGACTCTCTTCGCGGTTTCTGGACATGTTTCCTTCGCCCAATGTATATTATAGCCAGGACTGGCCTATGACGATGGGGACAGGGAATCCTACCGTGCAAAACCCAGGATGCCCGTCAGGACCCGGATCCAACGGCCAGCCCAACCACCACGTGCCCCAGCAGCTAAATCAGCAACAGGGAGGTGCCAATAACGGCGACTCTGGACAGAAAGGTGGCCCTGCTACGTCGTCTGGCTCCACGTACGGTGGTCCGacaagcagcagcggcaCACAGGGCCCGGACGGGAATTTCTCCACAATGACAAGCCCGCTACAAGTTATCGGCTCGGCGATCTACAATCAGGCTGCCCAGGCTGCCGAGCGACGAGAGGAAGACAAATAA
- a CDS encoding COPII coat assembly protein SEC16 — MSQNTQNLGDVDSVIQKGADQDTVLADSPVSDPASNEIDKQDSKQDLSRPAGIEADDLLESEPPHTEGEIEHCETVSDQPTLANSAETPLEKTISDNNQTEGSAVLGPENGTTSEEIPADSSEPLQDAHAVSLEPESLPQDSLLVDSIPSNDVVQHIEQPDVSKSPLDVEDTPVEDKDETEHVIETVSVDSGEKSPLPAEQSETVNKPNTETAELPVEPQKEVEAIQETPEKPEQIEVPDVSAANIPDTIEDPVQEPLSNEADKHGPADSIDPATTVPAETSQPEEATLPWDEEPVESLPWETDGPSGFLPKEQPLEQSQETAPEQPLAQSTEKAPEGSLGQPQKEILPWDTEPSEPLPWEERKEQDPLPWEATPGTGSGNEVNVTQSFLDSLGVESASEAPKNDPSVEDSDVLSEVQKEKSQEVTEQDVTATVKPAEPEEAAKPQEEQQTEPKLDDKLSFLEEDNELLLDEVLDDDFLDDEPSAAQATIPVSQTPAVGLSRQSPAPAFASRYAPQGFQTTSPPPAILTPSYTNFQAPSFQQSHIKEKLEKEKKKTDAYDFPAELLAKHAPISKTPAPKQNVYTMIELQKSHAHNPASPASQSNPLPPRAGSVSSTRSTPPPGRATLKPQKSFFEELPLPSIATPSLHPKNPYELNASSSTAKNPYQPKSPAISRASPYSPIVANAQLAGVNQPPAGAVHPPPPVGGRPRKSTNPYAPAEAGGHARTPSTTSTPPVNPNVVPVPHKSPIAKIASPRSPNAHMQFAQSASDTNNFGIPQLQLGASQPQVRHHSNPQKATKYSPYAPQAQQSKLVPFPHPSAQPKSNFQPLDSVYGDNLKPDTSSPTVSHNRRSSFLPPGKNSGYSSTRSNASTHLVQSTPAPVVVNPENLVRRQWPLFSFSGSNKVAYLIPSSYGYGHHKHNVEIIDGNCVFKNELLVQQFPGPLVKNRTKRKDVEKWINDKLLSLGADLEGPFTSEVHLLWAVMRALVININKPGDFAQKEYLRSVVQVLNPSLVVSDSQDGPTDLSSIETYFVPNQKPFNAHKLEQVGLLNLSKYLEVGDKLSALQMAIGEEDWAIALIVANLLGPEAFAKVTKLYTERTFDAADVLQQNLSFCLQSSGENGLSAEQFHGKEEWVIDNFRSVIPFVLLNNKNPAPVLVQVGTLLSEAGFELHGKLCFLLSGLPLIPKIQTVSPSDIDSMIIDELYEYVLSSSSNIPPAFSNGFPHILSVKVRHASYLLDVGHFAEAKKYVDHTTGVIKSKATYVDPTVAFANDQLLERLSQTEIEVSGWFGGKLGRSGLDKVWGHLDKSFNKFVAGEELEDGKKAKSEGVFAKYSPAPSRTQSQLDLSTIQPQSQPVIPTYQTLSRAPSFGMYASSSHSQSAPTTSSTSTLIQSHQPYSQAKTKSKKASAYAPLSQQGAGNVYDNEKPMPNTAPLSSPGSSPSAQIADQTQGAVSYPPAAARSQSFVEVGRARPELPFTTSTPGPGQTYAPQSPFQLDNREASGKVSKYGPRKEPADFSAYSPAPAGKEEKPDFGEEHDTSIMTDDIVQQPAARKFVPNRVESLEISPVQSNEPPALPAAPPTLPESQAENKPPKASNAPPKKPNVYNPYAHVTSRKSNGSKQSRYKPATNVMAESTQAPNDTNAQDSQAPDFDSYDFYSYGGYHAPTAAEIEAAKKAEVEEKERQEEESLHPAEKEPEDHRSPELESDIDSEPNDEPLPPPSGRILRPAASFHAADASHLQSMFDPPSAPYRPAKSPATVITDQKRYHAEDDDQEYYDDVVDDDDDDDEETKEQKRKHNEEEEKRKRSKKRPR; from the coding sequence ATGTCTCAGAATACGCAAAATCTCGGCGATGTGGACTCTGTGATCCAGAAGGGAGCCGATCAGGACACTGTGCTGGCTGACAGCCCCGTGTCTGATCCTGCCAgcaacgagatcgacaaaCAGGACTCTAAGCAGGATTTGTCGAGACCTGCAGGTATCGAGGCCGATGATCTGCTCGAATCCGAGCCTCCGCACACAGAAGGTGAGATTGAGCATTGCGAGACTGTTTCAGATCAACCCACGTTAGCTAATTCCGCGGAAACGCCTCTGGAGAAGACGATTTCGGACAACAACCAGACTGAGGGATCGGCTGTGTTGGGGCCTGAAAACGGAACAACTAGCGAGGAGATTCCGGCCGACTCTTCAGAACCTCTCCAGGACGCACATGCGGTCTCCTTAGAACCAGAATCGCTGCCCCAGGACTCCTTGCTCGTCGATAGCATACCTTCAAATGACGTGGTGCAACACATAGAACAGCCAGACGTGTCCAAGTCTCCGTTGGATGTGGAAGACACACCAGTTGAAgacaaggacgagacaGAGCATGTAATAGAGACAGTTAGTGTGGATAGCGGTGAAAAAAGTCCCTTGCCAGCAGAACAGAGCGAGACAGTGAATAAACCGAACACGGAGACGGCTGAGTTACCTGTGGAGCCCCAAAAGGAAGTGGAAGCCATTCAAGAAACACCGGAGAAGCCTGAACAGATCGAAGTACCTGATGTATCTGCAGCCAATATCCCTGACACCATAGAAGATCCTGTTCAGGAACCGTTGTCGAATGAAGCGGATAAGCATGGGCCTGCAGATTCTATTGATCCTGCAACAACGGTACCAGCAGAGACATCACAACCAGAAGAGGCGACGCTGCCGTGGGACGAGGAACCAGTGGAATCGCTTCCTTGGGAAACTGATGGCCCATCCGGATTTTTGCCTAAGGAACAGCCTCTGGAACAGTcccaagaaacagctccGGAGCAACCTCTGGCGCAATCGACGGAAAAGGCTCCAGAGGGGTCGTTGGGACAACCTCAGAAGGAGATCCTTCCATGGGACACTGAGCCTAGCGAGCCACTGCCTTGGGAAGAGCGCAAGGAGCAAGACCCTCTGCCATGGGAGGCAACTCCTGGCACTGGCTCTGGAAATGAAGTAAACGTGACTCAGAGTTTCCTGGACTCACTTGGTGTTGAAAGTGCGAGTgaggctccaaaaaatgACCCGTCTGTCGAGGATAGCGACGTTTTGAGTGAAGTTCAGAAAGAAAAGTCCCAGGAAGTTACTGAACAAGATGTGACAGCTACCGTGAAACCagctgagccagaagagGCAGCAAAGCCACAGGAGGAGCAACAAACAGAGCCCAAGCTGGATGATAAGTTGAGTTTCCTCGAGGAAGATAACGAGCTCTTGCTGGACGAAGTTCTAGACGACGATTTCTTGGATGATGAGCCGTCTGCTGCGCAAGCCACCATTCCCGTTTCTCAGACACCTGCCGTTGGTTTGTCAAGACAATCGCCTGCTCCGGCATTTGCATCACGCTATGCCCCACAGGGGTTCCAGACTACTTCACCACCGCCTGCCATTCTGACACCCTCGTACACTAACTTCCAAGCTCCATCGTTCCAGCAGTCTCAtatcaaggaaaaactggaaaaagagaagaaaaagacgGACGCATACGATTTCCCTGCAGAGCTGCTAGCTAAGCACGCTCCTATCTCGAAAACGCCAGCTCCAAAGCAGAATGTGTATACTATGATTGAGCTTCAGAAAAGCCACGCACACAATCCAGCATCTCCGGCTTCGCAGTCGAATCCTCTGCCTCCACGGGCTGGCAGTGTTTCGTCTACTCGTTCGACGCCTCCACCTGGAAGAGCTACACTGAAACCACAAAAAAGCTTTTTTGAGGAACTTCCGCTTCCAAGCATTGCAACCCCTTCCTTGCATCCTAAAAATCCATATGAATTAAATGCGTCCAGCTCAACAGCTAAAAATCCATACCAACCAAAATCGCCCGCCATTTCACGAGCCAGTCCCTACTCTCCTATTGTTGCCAACGCGCAGCTAGCTGGCGTTAATCAACCTCCAGCAGGCGCTGTTCATCCTCCACCTCCTGTTGGTGGTCGGCCGAGAAAGTCTACCAACCCGTATGCGCCAGCTGAGGCTGGAGGGCACGCGAGAACGCCATCGACCACTTCCACTCCACCAGTGAATCCCAACGTTGTTCCGGTGCCCCACAAGTCGCCGATCGCCAAAATAGCAAGTCCAAGAAGTCCTAATGCACACATGCAATTTGCTCAGTCTGCTAGCGATACGAATAACTTTGGAATACCGCAACTCCAGCTTGGAGCTTCTCAGCCGCAAGTTAGGCATCATTCAAATCCACAGAAGGCTACAAAGTACTCTCCCTACGCGCCGCAAGCTCAGCAATCGAAGCTTGTTCCATTTCCTCACCCTTCGGCTCAGCCAAAGAGTAATTTCCAGCCATTAGACTCTGTTTATGGTGACAATCTGAAGCCGGATACCAGTTCTCCTACAGTGTCGCACAACAGAAGAAGCTCATTTCTTCCACCCGGGAAAAACTCCGGATACTCTTCTACGCGGAGCAACGCATCTACTCATCTGGTCCAGTCCACTCCAGCACCAGTTGTTGTCAACCCCGAAAATTTGGTCAGAAGACAGTGGCCGTTGTTTAGTTTCTCGGGCTCTAACAAAGTGGCATACCTCATTCCTTCTTCATACGGCTACGGACATCACAAACACAATGTGGAAATAATTGACGGGAATTGCGTCTTCAAGAACGAATTGCTCGTGCAGCAGTTCCCTGGCCCCTTGGTCAAAAATAGAACCAAGAGGAAGGACGTTGAAAAATGGATCAACGATAAGCTGCTATCTTTGGGAGCTGATTTGGAAGGCCCATTCACCTCGGAGGTCCATCTTTTGTGGGCTGTGATGAGAGCCCTTGTCATAAACATCAACAAGCCTGGTGACTTTGCTCAAAAGGAGTATTTGCGAAGCGTCGTGCAAGTTTTGAATCCTTCTTTGGTAGTCAGCGATAGTCAGGATGGACCTACTGATTTGAGCAGCATTGAGACCTACTTCGTTCCTAATCAAAAGCCTTTCAACGCGCACAAACTGGAACAGGTCGGTTTGCTCAACCTCAGCAAGTATCTGGAAGTTGGAGACAAGCTTAGTGCTCTTCAAATGGCCATTGGCGAGGAGGACTGGGCAATTGCACTGATTGTTGCAAACCTCCTCGGGCCAGAAGCTTTTGCTAAAGTCACCAAACTGTACACCGAAAGAACCTTTGATGCGGCAGATGTTCTGCAACAGAACCTGAGCTTCTGTTTGCAATCATCAGGCGAGAACGGATTGAGTGCCGAACAGTTCCACGGCAAAGAGGAGTGGGTAATCGACAACTTCAGATCTGTTATTCCATTCGTCcttctcaacaacaagaatCCCGCTCCTGTGTTGGTTCAAGTTGGTACTTTACTTTCAGAGGCCGGCTTTGAGCTCCACGGCAAACTCTGTTTCTTGCTGTCTGGCCTGCCACTGATTCCTAAAATTCAAACCGTGTCGCCTAGCGACATTGACTCGATGatcattgacgagcttTATGAGTACGTGTTGAGTTCATCCTCAAACATCcctccagctttttcaaatGGTTTCCCACATATTCTTTCCGTCAAGGTTCGCCACGCTTCCTACTTGTTGGATGTTGGTCATTTTGCGGAGGCTAAGAAGTACGTTGATCACACAACAGGAGtcatcaaatccaaagcTACCTACGTTGACCCTACCGTTGCATTTGCCAATGATCAGCTGTTGGAGAGACTTTCCCAGACAGAAATCGAGGTCTCTGGATGGTTTGGCGGAAAGTTGGGCAGATCTGGCTTGGACAAGGTTTGGGGCCATCTGGACAAGTCGTTTAACAAATTTGTTGCAGGTGAGGAGCTTGAGGACGGCAAAAAAGCGAAATCGGAAGGTGTCTTTGCCAAATATAGTCCTGCTCCCTCTCGCACTCAATCTCAGCTGGACTTATCCACCATACAGCCACAGTCTCAGCCTGTGATTCCAACTTACCAAACATTATCCCGAGCACCGTCGTTTGGCATGTAcgcctcttcttctcacTCGCAGTCTGCTCCTACAACATCGTCAACTTCCACTCTTATTCAATCTCATCAGCCTTACTCGCAGGCAAAGACAAAGTCGAAAAAGGCTTCCGCTTATGCCCCTCTTTCTCAGCAAGGTGCTGGCAACGTTTACGATAACGAGAAGCCGATGCCGAATACTGCTCCTTTGTCATCTCCTGGATCGTCCCCTTCGGCGCAGATAGCAGATCAAACCCAGGGTGCCGTTTCGtatccaccagctgctgcaagaTCCCAGTCTTTTGTAGAGGTTGGACGTGCTCGCCCTGAGCTGCCGTTCACAACATCTACTCCAGGGCCGGGACAAACTTACGCTCCTCAAAGTCCGTTCCAATTGGACAACCGTGAAGCTTCCGGAAAGGTTTCCAAATACGGTCCTCGCAAGGAGCCTGCAGATTTTAGTGCCTATTcacctgctccagctggtaaggaagaaaaaccgGATTTTGGTGAAGAGCATGATACGTCCATAATGACCGACGACATTGTTCAGCAACCGGCTGCCAGAAAGTTTGTGCCAAACCGAGTTGAGTCGCTGGAAATCTCTCCTGTTCAATCAAACGAGCCTCCAGCCCTGCCGGCGGCACCACCCACGCTCCCTGAATCGCAGGCAGAAAACAAGCCACCAAAGGCTTCCAACGCTCCGCCAAAGAAGCCGAACGTCTACAATCCTTATGCGCACGTGACCTCGAGAAAATCTAACGGATCCAAGCAGAGCCGGTACAAGCCTGCTACGAACGTTATGGCTGAATCTACCCAAGCCCCTAACGACACTAATGCCCAGGACTCCCAGGCTCCTGACTTCGATTCCTATGATTTCTACAGCTACGGGGGCTACCATGCTCCTACTGCTGCAGAGATCGAGGCCGCTAAGAAAGCcgaggtggaggaaaaagagagacAGGAAGAGGAGTCATTGCATCCGGCTGAaaaagagccagaagacCACCGTAGTCCTGAGCTCGAGTCGGACATCGATTCAGAGCCCAACGACGAACCATTACCTCCTCCTAGTGGCAGAATCCTGAGGCCTGCTGCCTCGTTCCATGCTGCAGATGCAAGCCATCTCCAGAGCATGTTTGACCCTCCATCTGCTCCATACAGACCGGCAAAGTCACCGGCTACCGTTATCACGGATCAAAAGCGGTATCATGCTGAAGACGACGATCAGGAGTACTACGACGATGTGGTagatgatgatgatgacgacgacgaagaaacgaaggagcagaagagaaagcacaatgaggaagaggaaaaaagaaaaaggagcAAGAAGAGGCCAAGATGA
- a CDS encoding pre-mRNA splicing factor → MTDAPPEEIRAVIEKTAGFVVRNGESFEQRLLTKEAKNPKFAFLRKGDVHHEYYQKYIQDLRSGEAKQPPKEAPEVPELRFIISPGKVSALDVDMIKLAAQYVALNGEESIDVLKEHVSHDKKQTIQFEFLNVSHSLHGLFRQYLESYKLILAEKEKILHELENYDQTEFLDRCYARAQQMAKAEEEQTKEKQRLEKEQMEFASIDWQDFVVVETIEFTEVDEVAQLAPPLDRGELEYRSLLEKGEEVLSEEEDESQEDEEEEEVPLYEEQKETVEPPKARPGMKIRSAGESRLKRKHEDQKFAENTKNGERQVVCPLTGQLIPESKFGQHLAILLRDPKYKEEKQRYEAKMKYGDGLSTDEIYDNIKRLADIDKRQKTQ, encoded by the coding sequence ATGACCGATGCTCCGCCAGAGGAAATCCGTGCGGTCATCGAGAAGACGGCCGGGTTTGTTGTGCGCAACGGCGAGTCGTTTGAGCAGCGGCTGTTGACAAAGGAGGCAAAAAACCCCAAGTTTGCCTTTCTCAGGAAGGGTGATGTGCACCACGAATACTACCAGAAATACATACAGGATCTGCGGAGCGGCGAGGCCAAACAGCCGCCGAAAGAGGCTCCTGAGGTGCCGGAGCTGCGGTTCATCATATCGCCAGGCAAAGTTTCCGCTCTGGACGTGGACATGATCAAGCTTGCAGCGCAATATGTGGCTCTGAACGGTGAagagtcgatcgacgtgcTAAAGGAACACGTTTCTCATGACAAGAAACAGACTATCCAATTTGAGTTTCTGAACGTCTCGCACTCGCTCCATGGGCTTTTCAGGCAGTATTTGGAGTCCTACAAGCTGATCTTGgcagagaaggagaaaataCTGCACGAGCTAGAAAATTACGACCAGACAGAGTTTTTGGACCGCTGCTACGCGCGCGCGCAGCAAATGGCCaaggccgaggaggagcagacCAAGGAGAAACAGcggctggaaaaagagcagatGGAATTCGCGTCTATCGACTGGCAGGACTTTGTCGTGGTGGAGACCATCGAGTTCACAGAGGTCGACGAGGTGGCACAGCTGGCACCGCCGCTCGACCGGGGAGAATTGGAGTACCGctcgttgctggagaaaggAGAGGAGGTGCTTtctgaggaggaagacgagagccaggaggacgaggaggaggaagaagtgCCGTTGTacgaggagcagaaagagACGGTGGAGCCGCCAAAGGCACGTCCTGGCATGAAGATCCGGTCTGCAGGCGAATCGCGGCTCAAGAGGAAACATGAGGACCAGAAGTTTGCGGAAAACACGAAAAACGGCGAGCGACAGGTGGTTTGTCCGTTGACCGGACAGCTTATTCCAGAAAGCAAATTCGGCCAGCATCTAGCCATTTTGCTGCGTGATCCAAAGTacaaggaggaaaaacagcgATACGAGGCCAAGATGAAGTACGGCGACGGCCTGAGCACGGACGAAATATACGATAACATCAAACGGCTCGCGGATATCGACAAGCGACAAAAAACACAGTGA
- a CDS encoding 40S ribosomal protein S6: protein MKLNIAYPANGTQKSIDIDDEHKLRAFYEKRMGQEVEGDAVSDEFKGYVFKITGGNDKQGFPMKQGVMIPNRVKLLLTKGVSCYRPRRSGERKRKSVRGCIVGSDLAVLSLVVVKQGEQEIEGLTDTQVPKRLGPKRANHIRKFYGLTKEDDVRQFVIRREVVKGDKKYTKAPKIQRLITPQRLQRKRAVKAAKVKNAQAQRDAAAEYAQLLAQRLHERKAEKAEIKKRRASSLKA from the coding sequence ATGAAGTTGAACATCGCTTACCCAGCCAACGGTACCCAGAAGAGTATCGACATTGACGATGAGCACAAACTGAGAGCCTTCTACGAGAAGAGAATGGGCCAGGAGGTCGAGGGAGACGCCGTGAGCGATGAGTTCAAGGGTTACGTTTTCAAGATCACTGGTGGTAACGACAAGCAAGGTTTCCCAATGAAGCAGGGTGTCATGATCCCAAACAGAGTCAAGCTGCTTTTGACCAAGGGTGTCTCCTGTTAcagaccaagaagatccggagagagaaagagaaagtCTGTCAGAGGTTGCATTGTTGGTAGCGACCTTGCTGTCTTGTCCCTTGTTGTTGTCAAGCAGGGTGagcaggagatcgaggGTCTGACTGACACTCAGGTCCCAAAGAGATTGGGTCCTAAGAGAGCCAACCACATCAGAAAGTTCTACGGTTTGaccaaggaggacgacgttAGACAATTTGTTATTAGAAGAGAGGTTGTTAAGGGCGACAAGAAGTACACCAAGGCTCCAAAGATTCAGAGACTGATCACTCCTCAGAGACtccaaagaaagagagcTGTCAAGGCTGCGAAGGTTAAGAACGCCCAGGCCCAAAGAgatgctgctgctgagtACGCCCAACTGCTTGCCCAGCGTCTGCACGAGCGTAAGGCTGAGAAGGCTGAgatcaaaaagagaagagCTTCTTCGTTGAAGGCTTAG
- a CDS encoding Elongator complex protein 3 has translation MIVGTKGPKGKPKMASEKERFLQCCGDISLELVSSLSNSKDVNLNGLIIRYSKKYKLKQQPRLTDIISSIPDQYKKYLLPKLKAKPVRTASGVAVVAVMCKPHRCPHIAYTGNICVYCPGGPDSDFEYSTQSYTGYEPTSMRAIRARYDPYEQARGRIEQLKQIGHSIDKVEYIIMGGTFMSLPKDYREDFIVQLHNALTGYNGTDIDEAIRFSQESETKCVGITIETRPDYCTETHLDDMLKYGCTRLEIGVQSVYEDVARDTNRGHTVKAVCETFCYAKDAGYKVVSHMMPDLPNVGMERDLEQFKEYFENPDFRTDGLKLYPTLVIRGTGLYELWKKGLYKSYNANMLIDLVARIMALVPPWTRIYRVQRDIPMPLVTSGVDNGNLRELALARMKDFGTTCRDVRTREAGIQEVHHKVQPDQVELIRRDYYANGGWETFLSYEDPKQDILIGLLRLRKASKKYTYRKEFRGQQTSIVRELHVYGSVVPLHSRDPRKFQHQGFGTLLMEEAERIAREEHGSAKISVISGVGVRNYYRRLGYELDGPYMSKSLD, from the coding sequence ATGATCGTGGGAACCAAAGGTCCTAAGGGAAAGCCGAAGATGGCTTCTGAAAAGGAGAGGTTTCTGCAGTGCTGCGGAGATATTTCGCTGGAGCTTGTTTCGTCGCTGAGCAACTCCAAAGACGTCAATCTGAATGGTCTGATCATCAGATACTCTAAAAAGTACAAGCTGAAGCAGCAGCCCCGGCTGACAGACATCATCTCGTCGATTCCTGATCAGTACAAAAAGTACCTACTACCGAAACTAAAAGCCAAGCCCGTTAGAACGGCGTCTGGTGTCGCCGTGGTGGCCGTGATGTGCAAGCCCCACAGATGCCCCCATATCGCATACACGGGCAATATCTGTGTCTACTGTCCAGGAGGACCGGACTCGGACTTTGAATACTCTACACAGTCGTACACTGGGTACGAGCCCACGTCAATGCGGGCCATCAGGGCCAGATACGACCCATACGAGCAGGCGAGGGGCAGAATTGAGCAGCTGAAGCAGATAGGTCATTCTATCGACAAGGTCGAGTATATCATCATGGGAGGAACGTTTATGTCCCTTCCGAAGGACTACAGAGAGGATTTCATAGTTCAGCTGCATAATGCACTGACAGGCTACAACGGAACAGATATAGATGAGGCGATCCGGTTTTCGCAGGAATCCGAGACCAAATGTGTTGGTATCACCATCGAAACGCGTCCCGACTACTGCACAGAGACGCATTTAGACGATATGCTTAAATACGGTTGCACGAGACTAGAAATTGGCGTCCAGTCCGTGTACGAGGACGTGGCCAGAGACACCAACAGAGGCCACACTGTCAAGGCTGTGTGCGAGACGTTCTGCTACGCCAAAGACGCCGGCTACAAGGTTGTCTCACACATGATGCCCGACCTGCCAAACGTGGGCATGGAGCGCgatctggagcagtttAAAGAGTATTTCGAGAACCCAGACTTCAGAACCGACGGTCTCAAACTTTATCCGACTCTGGTGATCAGAGGCACGGGACTGTATGAGCTGTGGAAAAAGGGACTTTACAAGTCGTACAATGCCAATATGCTGATCGATTTGGTGGCGCGGATCATGGCGTTGGTGCCTCCGTGGACGAGAATTTATAGAGTCCAGAGAGACATTCCGATGCCGCTGGTCACATCTGGAGTGGACAACGGCAACCTGCGCGAGCTGGCGCTGGCCAGAATGAAAGATTTCGGCACCACGTGTCGTGACGTGCGGACCAGAGAGGCGGGAATCCAGGAGGTGCACCACAAGGTGCAGCCGGACCAGGTGGAGTTGATCCGTCGCGATTACTACGCCAACGGCGGCTGGGagacgtttttgtcgtACGAGGACCCGAAACAGGACATTCTGATTGGTCTTTTGCGTTTGAGAAAGGCCTCGAAGAAGTACACATACAGAAAAGAGTTCCGTGGCCAGCAGACGTCGATTGTGCGCGAACTGCATGTTTACGGCTCTGTGGTGCCGTTGCACTCGCGAGACCCGCGAAAATTCCAGCACCAGGGTTTTGGCACGCTGTTGatggaggaggccgagcgCATTGCGCGCGAAGAGCACGGCTCGGCCAAGATCAGCGTGATCTCGGGCGTGGGTGTGAGAAATTACTACAGGCGGCTTGGCTACGAGTTGGACGGACCGTACATGTCGAAGAGTCTTGACTGA